The Candidatus Bathyarchaeota archaeon genome contains the following window.
CTTAGATGAAGAATAGGACTAGAAATAAAAAGCCCAAGTGCCCTCAATGCGGTAATGAAATGGACCCTTATAACGCAGTTTCGCCTACAGATTACGTATGCCTATCTTGTTTCTATTCAACTAAATCAACAAAACAGGATCTTAGCTTTGAAATTCAGTCAGAAAGATATTGTCCAGAGGAATGAACTGCTTTTCACCTAGTATAAATACAATATCCAATAATCTGATTTCTATATCGTTTGATAGCTTCACTCTTTTGATAATAAGCTTATCTTTCAATTATTTATTATTCGTTTATTGAAGAAAATTGAGTAAGAAAGAGCCACCAAAAATTGGTATAACAATGGGATACGCGGCGGGCATAGGTCCTGAAGTAATCATTAAATCACTAGCAAATCCGACTATTCGTAATTTATGTAGACCCTTAATCATCGGGGATAGTAGAATACTCAAAAAAACAGCGAATATATGCAATTTGACTGTAAAATGGAATTTAATTGAAAACATAACTAAAGCAAAATTCCAACCAAATCAGATAGATCTATTAGATATTCAGAATACTCCAATGAATGATTTTCAGTGGGGTAAAGTAAGTTCCTCTTTGGGCAAGGCCTCAGGCTATTATTTGGAAAAAGCTTGGGAAATTGCAATGAATCAGCAAGTTGAGGGTTTAATCTCTGGAACGCTGCACAAGGAAGCGTTACACAAAGGAGGTTATGAATTTAGAGATGAACTTGAACTTTTTTCTAAGATTACTAATAGTAGAAATACATTCTTTGTTGGTATAAACAATGATTTATGGACAATGCCAATTGCCGACCATATACCATTTCGTGAGATTACTGAAAAGATAACAAAAGAGAGTGTTCTTTTTCATATTAAGGAGATAAACAAATTCATGCAACAATATGGATATAACAAACCTCGAATAGCAGTTTCTGCACTTAATGTCCATGGTGGCGAGAATGGCTTATTTGGTGATGAGGAGATAAAAATTATTGAACCGGCGATTTTAGAGGCGAAAGAACTTGGGATAAATGTTGTAGGACCTTATCCTGCAGATACAATATTCATACGTGCTCAAAGAGACGAGTTCGATTCTATAGTAGGAATGTATCATGATCAAATTAATATTGGCAGAAAATTGATTGGATGGAAAAAAGGGACTTCACTTATGATGGGGCTACCAGTTCCATGTGGCACTACAGCTCATGGTACTGCATTCGATATCGCCGGGAAATGTCTTGCTAAATCCTCCAGCATGGAGTTTACTATTGAAGTAGTTTCTAAACTTGCTCAGATTGTAGAAAGTTAAAAGTAATTTAAGGGTCCGCTTTATTGAGTGGTTATTTTGATTATTTTTTCAGTTATCGGAATTAACTTCTTCAACTTTAATTCAGAATTCTCTTTAATTTTGTAACTATTCATAGGTACATCTGCAATATCGCCATTAACCTCGTAAAGATAATATCCTTCCTTACCATCAATGGATATCAGTAACTCCTTATCGCTTATCCTTTTTGTACGAACATTACAAGTTAATTTTAAAGCGTCCAATATACTCTTACCCTTAGACAACTTAATATTGGAGACCTCAGTAAACGCATTCAGTACTTCATAAATTTGCTCGCTATTTACCTTCAATACATGACTTCTGCCTATCTCTTTTCTTTCAATCAGACCAGCTTTTTCCAAAATTTTTATATGCTTAGCTGTAACAGGCACAGAAATGCCAAGTTTCTTGGCTAATGCAGAGATATGCATTTCTTCTTTCATAAGCATTTTGAGCATTTTAATTCGAGTTGGACTGCTCAAAGCTTTTAACAAGAAATTCATTCGTCTATTACCTAATTGGATAATATATATTATCTCAACTATTTATATAATGCCGTTTCATTACTTCAAAGGGCGTTAGAAAATTGAAAGATAGGTTTTACTTCGTTTTATTAATCGCGATATTATTTCTAAGCATCTTTACAGCTATACCTCATACTGTTGCTTACCCATATAATAAAACAGATACAGAGGTGTCTCTGGCTTTAGATTGGCTTAAGAGTCAACAAAATACCAGCGGGATGATAGATTCATTTGAAATTTCATCTTGGGCAGTAATGGCCATAGCAGCTTCAGAAGATGATCCTACTAATTGGACAAATAATGGCGATTCAATAGTTCAATATCTTAAGAATAATGTAAACTCGCTATCTTCGTGTACTGATTATAGCAGGTTCATATTATCAATGACAGCAATTGGGGAAGATCCAAGAAACATTAATGGCTTAGATTTGGTGGCGAAACTTGAATCATGTTACAATGAAACAGAAGGACAGTTTGGCGATTCGTCTTTATTGAACGATGATTACTGGGCGGTTATGGCTTTGATTTCAGCAGGAGTTCAAAAAAATGATTCGAAGGTACAAAGTGCAGTGACTTTCATAAATAACAACCAAGATACTTCTGGTGGCTGGGCATGGGACGTTGCCTATTCTTGGGGCCCAGATGTCGACAGTACTTCAGCAGCCATTATGGCATTGATTTCTGCTGATGAACCGCAGAACTCGGCTTCCATTACCACAGGCCTAGCCTATATAAAATCAACTCAAGATAGTTCCGGTGGATTCAACGGCGGATTCGGAACAAGTGCTGAAACAAATTCATGGGCAATACAAGCGATAATAGCAGCTGGGCAAGATCCAACAAGTGTTAACTGGTTAATGAATAATAGTAGCCCAGTACAAAACTTGTTGATGTTCCAGAATCCAAGTGGATCATTTAATGATTATCAGCCTGCTCCAAATGCTTGGACGACATCATACGCAATTCCAGCTTTAGTAGGCAGACCATATCCAATAGCCATAATGGAAGAAAATAAAACTATGCCTTCCTTCGGAGACATAACCATCACATTTGACATATCTCCAGATAATACAGGAAAAATAATTTTTGATGGATCTGAGTACGGAGATAATAGCGTTACTTCCAGAAATGCCGGTACCTATATTATTATCGCTAATCCTTCTGGCGATAACTCATTCAATAGGTGGATGGCTTTTGGACAGGCGTCTATAGACGATACTTACTCTGCTTCGACTAATTGTACAGTAAATGGAAATTGTACAATAAGATTGTTGACCTCAGGAAGTTCATCAGCTCAACGAGCGCCAGGGTGCATCATAGCCACAGCTTCGTATGGTAGCGAGATGGACTCAGAAGTCCTTTACATGCGACATGTCAGAGATAATATGATAGGTTCAAATCAGGCTGGCGGCCTTTTAGTAAGTGCATGGAATAGTTTCTATTATCTATGGTCTCCACCAATAGCACACTTTATCGCTGATCATAATACACTTCAGCCGATCTTTCGAATCCTTTTATTACCCCTTCTTGGGACAATTCATCTGTCAGCTTTCATTTATGGAATGTTTGTAGGACTAAATTCAACAATCGCATCGTTAATTACATTTCTATTTGCAGCTGTCTTTTCAATTATAGCATATATCATCACACCATTACTGATGCTCGATTATATCTTCAGGAAAAGTTCAATCGCAAAGAAAAAATCGGTATTCTGGTATCAATAAATGAAGAAAAGTCTTTTCTTTATTTTATTTATAATTCTTATAATCGTCATAAGTGCTAGCTATACTCTTAGCTCTTGGAATTCAAATAAGGAGTCTATAGAAGTAAATATTGCGATTACTGAAAACTTTGGAAGAGAGTTAGTTCAGGAAAATGCCATAACAATATCCTCAGGATCTTCTGCCTTAAATGCACTAAAGTCGGTATCACAAATAGAAACTAAATATGGAGGGAATTTTGTGACATCGATCAACGACATAAAATCTGGTTTTCCAGAAGATCATTATGACTGGTTCTTCTATGTTAACGGATTCTTAGCAAAAGAAGGAGCCTCAAGCTACATTATTAGGAATGGAGATTCTATTCAATGGGATTATCACACCTGGGAAAGTGAATATCATCAATCTGCAATTATTGGGGACTATCCAAAATATTTCATTAATGGATACGCAGGGGACAAGTCTCCAACGGTAATAGTATTTGAGAATGAATTCCTTGATGAAGCTTCAAAAATAAAGGGTCGATTATTCAATGAATATAAAATTAACGTAACTATGAAACCTATAGAGACAATTTCTGTAGATGAGAAATCAAAATCCAATGTAATTATTCTAGCAAAACCAAATAATGCCATAATCAAAGAATTAAATGAGATACAAAGTAAGATCGGATTCAATGTTTATTTTGAAAATAATTCCTTAATTGAAATGGATTGTAGAAGCAAAACTTTCAATGAATACGATAAAGCAGGAGTGATCCAAATTACACAAAATATTTGGAATCCAAAAGGCAATAGGGCATGCGAAAATATTATCCTATTGATCTCTGGAACTGATACGGAATCAGTTAAAAATTCTGCAAATGTCTTGATCGAAGATTTCTCTGGATATCGTTATTCCTTTGGTTTAATTATAACAGAAAACGAATCTGTAAGGATACCTTACTGTTATGAAGAATAGAGTGTTTGAGGAAACAGATTGAGAATTAATAAAAGAAAGTCGATAATACTTCTAATATTGATTTTTTCATTTGTAATTATCTCTCTCCCATTATTCCTAGCTATTCTTGACTCAAATGTGATTTTGAAAGAATGGGGCTTAATATCTATCCTGATTATCGGATTAGCAATCCTAACCATGATTATCGATTTTAATAACAAAGCCCCAAGTTCTAAGGAAATTGCTCTTATTGTAGTTTTAAGTGCTATGACTGCCGCCTTAAGATTGCCTTTTGCATTTATACCCAATGTTCAGCCTTGCACATTTCTGATAATATGCACTGGAGTAGTATTTGGATCAGGTGCAGGATTCATGGTGGGCATAATGACACCGCTTATTTCAAATATGTTTCTAGGTCATGGACCATGGACACCATTGCAAATGTATTCATGGGGCATAATAGGAGGTATATCAGGATTATTCAAGTTCAATCCTAAGATAAATCGTTGGAAGCTGGGTGCATTAGGAATATTTTCAGGATATTTTTACGGTTTAATAATGAATATCTGGTTTTGGTACACATTTCTTTATCCACTAAATTTAACCACTTTTGTAGTGGCTGAGATCCAAGGATTATTTTTCGATACCCTTCACGCAATTGGTAACTTTGCTTTTCTAATGATATTAGGAAATAGAACCTTGAAAATTTTTCATGATCTTAAAGAAAAATTTGGCTATAGGTTTGCTTAGTAATTTGATTACTGCGTTTTCTTGATTCTATCTAACATATTTTCTAAAAATTTCTCTCCCTGTCTAAGCGCCTTAAGTCCCTTATCAGTAATTGCGTAATATTTTCTAGGTGGTCCAAAACCGTCCTTTTTTTCTTCTTTCAGTATTATTAGTCCTTCTTTTACAAGCCTATATAGAATAACATAGGAGGTTACTTTACCCAGTTTAAATCCATAATTTTTCTCAATATGTCTACCAATCTCATAACCATATCTCGGCTTGAGCTTAAGTGAGCTTAAAATATAGATCCATAAATTCTCTACTGTCATTTTTTTTACAAGCCTTTCGTAAGCCATGCAATAATTGCCCTCAGCTTTCAGAATGATTAATATACTATTTTATAGCTATAAAATAGCGTCTTTAATAAATTCATTGGAGGTTTCTTTTTGGGAAACATTAAGATTGGAATTATCGGAGTCGGCAACTGTTTTGCTGGGTTAATTCAAGGAATAGAGTATTATAAGCTTAATCCAGATAAAAGAATTATAGGGATAATGAACGAGAAAATAGGAAATTACGATATTTTTGATATAGAATTCACATCTGCTTTTGATGTCTCTGAAAATAAAATCGGAAAGACGTTGGATAAAGCGATATATCAAGCCCCTAATTGTGTAGATTGGCTACCAAAGGTCTCGGATATGAAAACGATAGTAAAAGAGGGCCCTGTGCTTGATGGAGTCGGTGTCTATGTTGAGAAAATGATCAAGCCCAAAAAACAAACAAAGAGCGATGAAGAACTGAAAAAAGATATAATCGAAGAGGTGAGAAATAGTGGAACCGAAATGCTGGTCAATTATCTACCAGTCGGTAGCGAGAAAGCAGTAAGATTTTGGGCTGAGATAGCATTAGAGGCAAATGTTGGAATTATTAATTGCATGCCTGTATTCATAGCTTCAGATAAGAAATGGGCAGACAAGTTTGAGGATAAAGTTCTTCCCATCATAGGAGATGATGTGAAAGGTCAAGTCGGTGCAACTATATTAAATAGAGTATTGGCAAAACTTTGCGATGATAGAGGTACCAAATTAGACAAAATGTATCAAATCAACATAGGTGGAAACACGGACTTTGCAAATATGTTAGAGAGGTCAAGACTTGTTTCGAAGAAAATATCTAAAACTGAAGCGGTTCAAAGCCAGTTCGATAAAAGACTAGATGACGATAAAATATATGTAGGACCATCAGATTTTCTCCCCTTCTTGGAAAATACTAAGATTTGTTATATCAATATGAAAGGAAAGATGTTTGCCGATACGCCTTTCGAAATTGAGTGTAAATTAACAGTTGATGATAAAGCAAACTCTGCAGGTATAGTAATAGATGCTGTAAGATGTATCAAATTGGCTCTAGACAGGAATGTAGGAGGCGTGCTCACTTCATCATCAGCTTACTTGATGAAGCACCCACCAATTCAATATGACGATTCTAAGGCTAAAACTCTGATGGAGAACTATATAGCTGGAGAAATTGAAAGATAATTAGGTGTGAACTGATAAAACACTTCTAAGATTTTCTATATTTTTTCTTTTTCATTAAATAATTATTAATATCTATAGCAGCTCTTCTCGCTCCACCCATTGCTTCTATAACAGTTTCTTCACCAGGGACAATATCACCAGCAGCCCAAACTCCTTTTCTGGAAGTTCTTCCGTTTTCATCCACTATGATGTATCCTTTTTCATTCGTTTCTAATCCCTTGGTGGTTTGAGAAATCAATGGATTTGGACCTTGACCTATAGCGATAATTATTGTATCTGCATCTATTATGAAATTTGATTCTGGAATTTCGATAGGTCTTCTTCTGCCTGATTCATCAGGCTCACCAAGTTTCATTCTTACGCATTCTATTGCACAAACACGTTTATCTCTATCACCAAGAATTCTTATAGGATTTGTCAGCATTTCGAATTGTATGCCTTCCTCATGTGCGTTTTGTACTTCTTCAATTCTAGCAGGCATCTCCTTTTCTGTTCTTCGGTAAATTATCGACACGTTAGCTCCATATCTTAAAGCAGTTCTAGCAGAATCCATGGCGACATTTCCACCACCAATAACAATAACTTTGCGCCCAACATGAATTGGCGTATCGTATTCTGGAAATTTATAGGCCTTCATCAGATTACTTCTTGTCAAGAATTCATTTGCTGAATATACTCCAACTAGATTCTCACCTTCTATGCCGAGAAAGTGTGGAGAACCAGCGCCAGAGCCAATAAATATTGTATCGTAACCTTGGTCAAAAAGTTCATCGATAGTAAGAGTTTTACCGATGATTATATTAGTCTCTATTTCTACTCCCAACTTTTTTACATATTCAATCTCTTCTTTTACTATTTCGTTAGAAAGTCTAAATTCTGGTATTCCGTAGATCAATACCCCTCCAGGTTTGTGTAATGCCTCAAATATTGTAACATTATGTCTAAGCTTTGCTAGGTCTCCTGCTATAGAAAGTCCAGCAGGACCAGAACCGATCACCGCTATTTTTTTTCCAG
Protein-coding sequences here:
- a CDS encoding inositol-3-phosphate synthase encodes the protein MGNIKIGIIGVGNCFAGLIQGIEYYKLNPDKRIIGIMNEKIGNYDIFDIEFTSAFDVSENKIGKTLDKAIYQAPNCVDWLPKVSDMKTIVKEGPVLDGVGVYVEKMIKPKKQTKSDEELKKDIIEEVRNSGTEMLVNYLPVGSEKAVRFWAEIALEANVGIINCMPVFIASDKKWADKFEDKVLPIIGDDVKGQVGATILNRVLAKLCDDRGTKLDKMYQINIGGNTDFANMLERSRLVSKKISKTEAVQSQFDKRLDDDKIYVGPSDFLPFLENTKICYINMKGKMFADTPFEIECKLTVDDKANSAGIVIDAVRCIKLALDRNVGGVLTSSSAYLMKHPPIQYDDSKAKTLMENYIAGEIER
- a CDS encoding terpene cyclase/mutase family protein yields the protein MKDRFYFVLLIAILFLSIFTAIPHTVAYPYNKTDTEVSLALDWLKSQQNTSGMIDSFEISSWAVMAIAASEDDPTNWTNNGDSIVQYLKNNVNSLSSCTDYSRFILSMTAIGEDPRNINGLDLVAKLESCYNETEGQFGDSSLLNDDYWAVMALISAGVQKNDSKVQSAVTFINNNQDTSGGWAWDVAYSWGPDVDSTSAAIMALISADEPQNSASITTGLAYIKSTQDSSGGFNGGFGTSAETNSWAIQAIIAAGQDPTSVNWLMNNSSPVQNLLMFQNPSGSFNDYQPAPNAWTTSYAIPALVGRPYPIAIMEENKTMPSFGDITITFDISPDNTGKIIFDGSEYGDNSVTSRNAGTYIIIANPSGDNSFNRWMAFGQASIDDTYSASTNCTVNGNCTIRLLTSGSSSAQRAPGCIIATASYGSEMDSEVLYMRHVRDNMIGSNQAGGLLVSAWNSFYYLWSPPIAHFIADHNTLQPIFRILLLPLLGTIHLSAFIYGMFVGLNSTIASLITFLFAAVFSIIAYIITPLLMLDYIFRKSSIAKKKSVFWYQ
- a CDS encoding PadR family transcriptional regulator, which codes for MAYERLVKKMTVENLWIYILSSLKLKPRYGYEIGRHIEKNYGFKLGKVTSYVILYRLVKEGLIILKEEKKDGFGPPRKYYAITDKGLKALRQGEKFLENMLDRIKKTQ
- a CDS encoding metalloregulator ArsR/SmtB family transcription factor; amino-acid sequence: MNFLLKALSSPTRIKMLKMLMKEEMHISALAKKLGISVPVTAKHIKILEKAGLIERKEIGRSHVLKVNSEQIYEVLNAFTEVSNIKLSKGKSILDALKLTCNVRTKRISDKELLISIDGKEGYYLYEVNGDIADVPMNSYKIKENSELKLKKLIPITEKIIKITTQ
- the gltA gene encoding NADPH-dependent glutamate synthase; this translates as MINSGNKHSKRQSLKRPLMRKRPLEERVKDFNEVALGFNEKDAIAEAKRCLQCAKPQCIKGCPVEIDIPFFIKNMEERNFDEAIRTIKNRDNLPAMTGRVCPQETQCEAFCILPEPIAIGSLERFAADYELKKGIQVSKRVRDSTGKKIAVIGSGPAGLSIAGDLAKLRHNVTIFEALHKPGGVLIYGIPEFRLSNEIVKEEIEYVKKLGVEIETNIIIGKTLTIDELFDQGYDTIFIGSGAGSPHFLGIEGENLVGVYSANEFLTRSNLMKAYKFPEYDTPIHVGRKVIVIGGGNVAMDSARTALRYGANVSIIYRRTEKEMPARIEEVQNAHEEGIQFEMLTNPIRILGDRDKRVCAIECVRMKLGEPDESGRRRPIEIPESNFIIDADTIIIAIGQGPNPLISQTTKGLETNEKGYIIVDENGRTSRKGVWAAGDIVPGEETVIEAMGGARRAAIDINNYLMKKKKYRKS
- a CDS encoding ECF transporter S component codes for the protein MRINKRKSIILLILIFSFVIISLPLFLAILDSNVILKEWGLISILIIGLAILTMIIDFNNKAPSSKEIALIVVLSAMTAALRLPFAFIPNVQPCTFLIICTGVVFGSGAGFMVGIMTPLISNMFLGHGPWTPLQMYSWGIIGGISGLFKFNPKINRWKLGALGIFSGYFYGLIMNIWFWYTFLYPLNLTTFVVAEIQGLFFDTLHAIGNFAFLMILGNRTLKIFHDLKEKFGYRFA
- a CDS encoding 4-hydroxythreonine-4-phosphate dehydrogenase PdxA, translated to MSKKEPPKIGITMGYAAGIGPEVIIKSLANPTIRNLCRPLIIGDSRILKKTANICNLTVKWNLIENITKAKFQPNQIDLLDIQNTPMNDFQWGKVSSSLGKASGYYLEKAWEIAMNQQVEGLISGTLHKEALHKGGYEFRDELELFSKITNSRNTFFVGINNDLWTMPIADHIPFREITEKITKESVLFHIKEINKFMQQYGYNKPRIAVSALNVHGGENGLFGDEEIKIIEPAILEAKELGINVVGPYPADTIFIRAQRDEFDSIVGMYHDQINIGRKLIGWKKGTSLMMGLPVPCGTTAHGTAFDIAGKCLAKSSSMEFTIEVVSKLAQIVES
- a CDS encoding DUF4430 domain-containing protein, with protein sequence MKKSLFFILFIILIIVISASYTLSSWNSNKESIEVNIAITENFGRELVQENAITISSGSSALNALKSVSQIETKYGGNFVTSINDIKSGFPEDHYDWFFYVNGFLAKEGASSYIIRNGDSIQWDYHTWESEYHQSAIIGDYPKYFINGYAGDKSPTVIVFENEFLDEASKIKGRLFNEYKINVTMKPIETISVDEKSKSNVIILAKPNNAIIKELNEIQSKIGFNVYFENNSLIEMDCRSKTFNEYDKAGVIQITQNIWNPKGNRACENIILLISGTDTESVKNSANVLIEDFSGYRYSFGLIITENESVRIPYCYEE